The following proteins are encoded in a genomic region of Xanthomonas cassavae CFBP 4642:
- a CDS encoding FUSC family protein: MLRALIDLKPRDVPLRVALRNTAAVVLPLAIGVATGHVAAGLAVCSGALNTMFSDQPGPYRARLQRMLMAALAAGLAALLGVWVGHDTPALVLAGLLLGLGGGLVVALGPVAGRVGLTSMILLVVSADMRLPVEQAPGVAALIFAGGLLQVVLALAAWPLQRYRPERFALAELMRQLAGIARQRPETGAAPPATQEVLDAMVMLHGEHRSRAIAVQSFRIIAELCDRVRLELLSLADADTRLSDSQARPAIERVLERSAIVLDQLAHAMTVGEDPVAADASMTGFDDLVATLAQFQHDNADTRERRLVRVAVARAHGLGGQLRALIRNAHWASSRGDIQAQLAEARLPAALRPAARWATLRANLNLSSVAFRHALRCGVCLALAIAFQRWQQIPHGFWIPMTTAIVLKPDFGGTFSFGALRVAGTFLGLLLATLLAHLAMDGASIRLALLALFCLGFRLLTQVNYGIGVAFLTGMLVLLLSFEGVAPGEAVGARLQATVAGSALALIAYALWPTRERRHIRAALAQLLDAYREHLNNLLLGRMERLGDSRAAARVARTNTQASIERLRGEPRSRRNLHELTLAESLLANGNRLIRATLLLEAALRDGQPLPTLDALPAFADRADQALAELIACLVDGGTPAAATLRSAERVLSEALAALPDASPANAALADTIDRVTDSIGTLTHLLRPARAISTEAPAAHDGVHGAGG, encoded by the coding sequence ATGCTGCGCGCACTGATCGACCTCAAACCGCGCGATGTGCCGCTGCGCGTCGCCCTGCGCAATACGGCGGCGGTGGTCCTGCCGCTGGCGATCGGCGTGGCCACCGGGCACGTGGCCGCCGGGCTGGCGGTGTGCAGCGGCGCGCTCAACACCATGTTCTCCGATCAACCGGGCCCGTACCGCGCTCGCCTGCAGCGCATGCTGATGGCCGCGCTGGCAGCGGGTCTGGCGGCCTTGCTGGGCGTGTGGGTCGGGCACGACACGCCGGCCCTGGTGCTTGCCGGACTGCTGCTCGGTCTCGGTGGCGGCCTGGTGGTGGCGTTGGGACCGGTGGCGGGTCGGGTCGGCCTGACCAGCATGATCCTGCTGGTGGTCAGCGCCGACATGCGGCTGCCGGTCGAACAGGCGCCCGGGGTGGCGGCGCTGATCTTTGCCGGCGGCCTGCTGCAGGTGGTGCTGGCCCTGGCGGCCTGGCCATTGCAGCGCTATCGCCCGGAGCGGTTTGCGCTGGCCGAGCTGATGCGCCAACTGGCCGGCATCGCCCGGCAACGTCCGGAGACCGGCGCGGCACCGCCGGCCACCCAGGAAGTGCTGGACGCGATGGTGATGCTGCATGGCGAACATCGCTCGCGTGCGATCGCCGTGCAGAGCTTTCGCATCATTGCCGAGCTGTGCGATCGCGTTCGGCTGGAGTTGCTGTCGCTGGCCGATGCCGATACCCGATTGAGCGATTCGCAGGCGCGCCCGGCGATCGAGCGCGTGCTCGAACGCAGCGCCATCGTGCTGGACCAGCTGGCGCATGCGATGACGGTGGGCGAAGACCCGGTGGCGGCCGACGCATCGATGACCGGCTTCGACGATCTGGTCGCGACGCTGGCGCAGTTTCAGCACGACAATGCCGACACCCGCGAGCGCCGGCTGGTGCGCGTGGCGGTAGCGCGGGCGCACGGCCTGGGCGGGCAGTTGCGTGCGCTGATCCGCAATGCGCACTGGGCCAGCAGTCGCGGCGACATCCAGGCGCAACTGGCCGAAGCACGGCTGCCGGCCGCGTTGCGGCCCGCGGCCAGGTGGGCCACCTTGCGCGCGAACCTGAATCTATCCTCGGTGGCGTTTCGGCACGCATTGCGCTGCGGCGTGTGCCTGGCGTTGGCCATCGCCTTCCAGCGCTGGCAGCAGATTCCGCACGGCTTCTGGATTCCGATGACCACCGCCATCGTGCTCAAGCCGGACTTCGGCGGCACCTTTAGCTTCGGCGCGCTGCGCGTGGCCGGCACCTTCCTCGGGCTGCTGCTGGCCACCTTGCTGGCGCACCTGGCGATGGATGGCGCCAGCATCCGCCTGGCCTTGCTGGCGCTGTTCTGCCTGGGATTCCGTTTGCTGACCCAGGTCAACTACGGCATCGGCGTGGCCTTTCTCACCGGCATGCTGGTGCTGCTGCTGTCCTTCGAAGGCGTCGCGCCCGGCGAAGCGGTCGGCGCACGCCTGCAGGCCACGGTGGCCGGCAGCGCGCTGGCGCTGATCGCCTATGCGCTGTGGCCCACACGCGAACGTCGGCATATCCGCGCCGCGCTAGCACAGTTGCTCGATGCCTATCGCGAGCACCTGAACAACCTGCTGCTCGGGCGGATGGAGCGCCTGGGCGACAGCCGTGCTGCGGCACGTGTGGCGCGCACCAATACTCAGGCCTCGATCGAACGCCTGCGCGGGGAGCCGCGCAGCCGGCGCAACCTGCACGAGCTCACATTGGCCGAATCGCTGCTGGCCAATGGCAACCGGCTGATCCGTGCCACTTTGCTGCTGGAAGCGGCACTGCGCGATGGCCAGCCCCTGCCTACGCTGGACGCGCTGCCGGCGTTTGCCGATCGCGCCGACCAGGCCCTGGCCGAACTCATCGCCTGCCTGGTGGATGGTGGCACCCCTGCCGCCGCCACCCTGCGCAGCGCCGAACGCGTGCTGTCCGAGGCGCTGGCCGCACTGCCCGACGCCTCGCCGGCCAATGCCGCGCTGGCCGACACCATCGACCGCGTCACCGACAGCATCGGCACGCTGACCCACCTGCTGCGCCCTGCCCGAGCGATCTCGACAGAAGCGCCGGCAGCGCATGACGGCGTCCACGGAGCCGGCGGGTAA